A region of bacterium DNA encodes the following proteins:
- a CDS encoding DUF559 domain-containing protein, translating to MKKKLTPLAKNLRRRLTDAETKLWHCINRRSLGLKFRRQCPIGKYIVDFVSFDSMVVVEVDGAGHLESESDVIRDEWLKSQGFKVLRFWDNEILNNIDGVLVKLSEELPPTQPPPQRG from the coding sequence GTGAAAAAGAAACTGACACCACTTGCCAAAAACCTTCGAAGACGCTTGACCGATGCGGAAACCAAACTCTGGCACTGCATCAATCGAAGATCACTTGGTTTAAAATTTCGCAGACAATGCCCGATAGGTAAGTATATTGTAGATTTTGTCTCATTTGATTCAATGGTCGTAGTAGAGGTCGATGGTGCAGGTCATCTTGAATCTGAATCGGATGTGATTAGAGACGAATGGTTAAAATCTCAAGGTTTTAAGGTGTTGAGATTCTGGGATAACGAAATTCTGAATAATATCGACGGTGTACTGGTCAAATTAAGTGAAGAACTCCCTCCCACCCAACCTCCCCCACAAAGGGGGTAG